The following are from one region of the Paenibacillus sp. KS-LC4 genome:
- a CDS encoding MraY family glycosyltransferase, producing MISISYAAAFAMSFFIVLLLIPPLRKLAFRIDFVDKPRKDVERKIHKEPIPLTASYAIFVGFMATYLVFVDEITMKTVAIIISSILLLIIGTIDDWYKTHGKDFPSLPKMLVQVSAAAIVFFAGVSFEGFYNPLSGEFVNLPYALQFVLTILWIFGVTTVINFSDGMDGLAGGLSTISAVTLFIVALAKGQSDSAMLAIILIGAAIAYLRYNKPPAKIFMGDAGATFLGFMLGVIALDGAFKQATVLSIFIPILALGVPIFDNIFVVIKRMIQGKPIYQADATQVHYRLLHSGLKPGQVLSFLFLISVCFSLFSIILLMIPV from the coding sequence ATGATCTCGATTAGTTACGCTGCTGCATTTGCAATGTCATTCTTTATTGTGCTGCTGCTTATCCCTCCGCTACGCAAGCTTGCCTTCCGCATCGATTTTGTGGACAAGCCCCGCAAAGATGTCGAACGCAAAATACATAAAGAGCCGATTCCACTCACGGCGAGCTATGCTATTTTTGTCGGCTTTATGGCTACGTATTTAGTATTCGTAGATGAAATTACAATGAAAACAGTCGCTATTATAATAAGCTCGATCTTGCTGCTCATTATTGGCACAATTGACGATTGGTACAAGACGCATGGCAAGGATTTTCCGTCATTGCCGAAGATGCTCGTTCAAGTGTCGGCGGCGGCAATCGTATTTTTCGCTGGTGTATCTTTCGAGGGCTTCTACAATCCGCTCAGCGGGGAATTCGTCAATCTGCCTTATGCCCTGCAATTCGTATTGACGATTTTATGGATTTTCGGGGTAACGACCGTTATTAACTTCTCCGATGGCATGGACGGCTTGGCGGGCGGCCTTTCTACGATTTCAGCTGTGACGCTGTTTATTGTGGCTCTTGCCAAGGGGCAAAGCGATTCCGCGATGCTGGCTATTATTTTGATTGGAGCAGCAATTGCTTACCTGCGCTACAATAAGCCTCCGGCCAAAATATTTATGGGTGACGCTGGGGCGACGTTCCTCGGCTTTATGCTTGGGGTCATTGCACTTGACGGCGCCTTCAAGCAGGCGACTGTGCTGTCGATTTTCATTCCGATTTTGGCGCTTGGCGTGCCGATCTTCGATAATATTTTCGTCGTAATCAAGCGTATGATTCAAGGCAAGCCCATCTACCAAGCAGATGCGACACAGGTTCATTACCGCCTGCTGCATTCCGGGCTCAAACCCGGACAAGTGCTGTCGTTTCTGTTTCTCATCAGCGTTTGCTTCTCGCTATTTTCGATTATTTTACTTATGATTCCGGTATAA
- a CDS encoding VOC family protein translates to MTISIHPAAHIGYVKLKVSNMERSLLFYKAVVGFKELSRSGNEVQLTADGKRPLLILQEQQGAVVLPERAAAGLYHFAILLPSREALGLALRNLASHNVPVGQGDHLVSEALYFNDPDNNGIEIYRDRPREQWEKLEGGGYRMTTDPVDIQGLLEASEGKAWNGLPEGTVIGHVHLHVSHLPQAEQFYCDTLGFDIIFNMGGSALFISAGGYHHHLGLNTWAGVGVPAAPANAAGLDYYTIVLPDQAAMDEVLDRLRQKQIQFSKQADGWMVTDPSGISSLLTIGG, encoded by the coding sequence ATGACTATTTCCATTCATCCAGCTGCACATATTGGATATGTGAAGCTTAAAGTAAGTAATATGGAGCGCTCGCTCCTTTTTTATAAAGCGGTTGTTGGCTTTAAGGAGCTTTCCCGAAGCGGGAACGAAGTGCAGCTGACGGCTGACGGCAAGCGTCCGCTGCTCATCTTGCAGGAGCAGCAGGGTGCGGTTGTGCTGCCGGAGCGTGCAGCTGCGGGGCTGTATCATTTTGCGATTTTATTGCCGAGCCGTGAAGCGCTGGGGCTTGCTTTGCGTAATTTGGCAAGCCATAATGTGCCGGTTGGGCAGGGCGACCATTTGGTTAGCGAAGCGCTCTATTTCAATGATCCAGACAACAATGGCATAGAAATTTACCGTGATCGCCCCCGCGAGCAATGGGAGAAGCTGGAGGGCGGCGGCTACAGAATGACGACTGATCCCGTTGACATTCAGGGTCTGCTGGAGGCTTCCGAAGGCAAGGCTTGGAATGGCCTGCCGGAAGGCACGGTTATTGGGCATGTGCATTTGCATGTGAGCCATCTGCCTCAAGCCGAGCAGTTTTATTGCGACACATTAGGCTTTGATATTATTTTCAACATGGGCGGGTCCGCTTTGTTCATCTCGGCAGGCGGCTATCATCATCACCTTGGCTTGAATACATGGGCAGGCGTAGGTGTACCAGCCGCTCCAGCAAATGCGGCAGGACTGGACTACTACACGATAGTGCTTCCTGATCAAGCAGCGATGGATGAAGTGCTGGATAGACTGAGGCAAAAGCAAATACAATTCAGCAAGCAGGCAGATGGCTGGATGGTTACAGATCCTTCGGGCATTTCCAGTTTGCTGACGATTGGTGGATAA
- a CDS encoding LLM class flavin-dependent oxidoreductase has translation MEKQLGEPQGGIEIGIYTLGDILPDPHTVETISVKQRIQDIIAAAKLADEGGLDIFGLGEHHRHDFVVSATPVMLAAIARETKRIKLTSATTVLSTVDPVRLFEDYATLDLLSDGRAEIIAGRGAFVESFPLFGYELSDYDELFSENLELFGELSRQDTVTWQGKHRPALRAAAIAPRPVQPQIPVWVGVGGSPQSAVRAGEFGLGMIMAILGGSPDRFKPLVDIYRETGKASGFDAASLKVGVTGHGYIAKDSQQARAEYYPYYTNYWWHMNRQRGSDFRMTQEEFAEMTAPDQALFVGSPEEIAEKIIRQHELFGHQRFIAQLDIGGIPYAKVAESIELLAGKVAPIVRAATKTKS, from the coding sequence ATGGAGAAGCAATTGGGGGAGCCGCAAGGCGGAATTGAAATTGGTATTTATACGTTAGGCGATATATTGCCCGATCCTCATACGGTGGAAACGATAAGCGTGAAGCAGCGGATTCAGGACATTATTGCCGCGGCAAAGCTTGCAGATGAGGGAGGGCTCGACATTTTCGGGCTGGGCGAGCATCATCGCCATGATTTTGTCGTTTCGGCAACGCCAGTTATGCTGGCAGCTATTGCCCGGGAAACGAAGCGTATTAAGCTGACTAGTGCAACTACCGTGCTCAGTACGGTTGATCCGGTGCGCTTATTTGAGGATTATGCGACGCTGGATTTATTATCGGATGGCCGTGCGGAAATTATTGCGGGACGCGGAGCATTCGTCGAATCGTTCCCGCTGTTTGGCTATGAATTGAGCGATTATGATGAGCTGTTTAGCGAAAATCTGGAGCTGTTCGGCGAGCTAAGCCGCCAGGATACGGTCACCTGGCAGGGCAAGCATCGCCCCGCACTCCGGGCCGCTGCAATTGCCCCACGTCCGGTTCAGCCGCAAATTCCGGTATGGGTGGGCGTAGGCGGTTCGCCGCAGAGCGCTGTACGCGCGGGTGAATTCGGCCTTGGCATGATCATGGCGATTCTTGGCGGCTCACCAGACAGATTCAAGCCGCTCGTAGATATTTATCGCGAAACGGGAAAGGCGTCTGGCTTTGATGCAGCGAGCCTGAAGGTTGGTGTCACCGGTCACGGCTATATTGCGAAGGACAGTCAGCAGGCGCGTGCGGAATATTATCCCTACTACACGAATTATTGGTGGCATATGAACCGCCAACGCGGCAGCGACTTCCGCATGACGCAGGAGGAGTTCGCCGAAATGACGGCACCCGATCAGGCCTTGTTTGTCGGGAGTCCAGAGGAAATAGCGGAGAAAATCATTCGTCAGCATGAGCTGTTCGGACATCAGCGTTTTATCGCCCAGCTCGATATTGGCGGCATTCCATATGCCAAGGTTGCGGAAAGCATCGAGCTATTAGCTGGTAAGGTCGCGCCTATCGTGCGTGCAGCGACAAAAACGAAATCATAA
- a CDS encoding S8 family serine peptidase, translated as MQQWYKRKTSRNKQLSILIVMSLLLTLLFPAGAMGAEAAPQSVKSSIVSEQLKLPKFVYEQVDSAGKKESAGLLGAQGEQRFKVEATDSAANGTTPLLSTPQNYVPQSDSGKTISVIVELVSDPIAVQSVKAQQGQAKSIAGYQTMVKQEQSSFAAAARKLNVKLGRQYQQIFNGYSVQVPANQVDKLLTLPGVKAIYPNSEIIIEPQPSVEAKMDESAPFIGTPVYWDSGLTGAGIKVGVIDSGIDYLHPSLKDAYKGGYDFVDNDNDPYETLPDPNDAEVATSHGTHVAGTVAGRGDPENPDGESGWVKGVAYGADIYAYRVLGPKGRGSTENVIAAMERSVIDGMDIINLSLGDDFNDQFEASAVALNNVMLAGVVAVAANGNDGPEPYTVGVPATAELAISVGASTPPLSVPVLTGSGVGTIYGGYMTYSPELGNLENNALELVYAGLGTAEDFIGKDVTDKAALISRGSITFGEKALNALNAGAAAVIIYNNATGGFSGTLNAGVDYVPTLSISKEDGLALKAKVDAAAGSGGYAINFGITVEQDMMGDFSSRGPSLPGLAIKPDISAPGVAIRSSVPAYGGDYTDAYENKQGTSMASPHIAGAAALLLQKERGLTPFEVKGLLMNNAKKLADRSGERYSHMDQGAGRIDLEQISNAKAIALVEETTIAVAGAAATSYLTGSLSFGALAPGDESAKTIQVKDISGTASSYAVSTIWYGEAAGELSVSEDTFAVAADDTASFDVALQVAEAAEEGRYEGEVVIQGGGQTIQLPLAVYVGDVELPAKVSEITLEPFLFSPNGDGAADTTDLKFRVNATLPYFSLDVYEVSGSNLSWKGVIVENAQGISPGSYIVEGWDGEILTSRGPQQLGEGHYVVVPWIGFGSEDFLLDQLAEFVVDVQAPVAQLADPSIVVTGNDGVISGRIISDRLITLFGDYSAVGAAAVAEDANGDLQQYDATIAADGRFEISVPIVQGSNTFDVYVYDAADNGVLEPAFVVNYESANEQPATLAAVASKTSVRTGETFDIDVNFEHVKGLYAAQFSLTYDSALVKGSVTPSVTLSTYQQQVSPGGSLIVNETVVDLGNGSARSDYVLSLTGDHSGYSGSGTLATFHFSSGSSGKRDFKLSNVRALNSDTQEITYSSVSDASVTVTQGPTEPEHRITGKITAEALGSSVNYGETWYQGADGVHKVVVEAITASKEVAAVGEVKADGSYTLLVPAGTYTVRVVVPGHVASASSVTVAGEDTTLNVGPLQAGDVNSDGKIDLADLQLVAKQFGKSRNTTWANAPASAADINRDNAVDLLDISFILGNFKL; from the coding sequence ATGCAGCAATGGTATAAACGCAAAACAAGTCGCAATAAGCAATTATCTATTTTAATCGTCATGTCGCTTTTGCTCACCTTATTATTTCCAGCAGGGGCAATGGGGGCGGAGGCGGCGCCGCAAAGTGTTAAATCTTCCATTGTGTCCGAGCAGCTGAAGCTGCCGAAATTCGTCTATGAGCAGGTTGATTCAGCCGGCAAGAAGGAGTCGGCAGGGCTGCTTGGCGCGCAGGGGGAGCAGCGCTTTAAGGTGGAGGCGACAGACTCTGCTGCAAACGGAACAACACCACTGCTCAGTACGCCGCAAAACTATGTGCCGCAATCGGACAGCGGCAAGACGATCAGCGTCATTGTAGAGCTGGTATCCGATCCAATTGCCGTGCAGAGCGTCAAGGCACAGCAAGGTCAGGCCAAGTCGATTGCCGGCTATCAGACGATGGTGAAGCAGGAGCAATCCAGCTTTGCTGCTGCTGCAAGGAAGCTGAATGTGAAGCTTGGGCGTCAGTACCAGCAAATTTTCAATGGCTACTCGGTACAGGTTCCGGCAAATCAGGTGGACAAGCTGCTTACTTTGCCTGGCGTGAAGGCGATCTATCCGAACTCGGAAATTATCATTGAGCCGCAGCCAAGCGTGGAGGCCAAAATGGACGAGAGTGCTCCATTTATCGGCACCCCTGTTTATTGGGACAGCGGCCTAACAGGGGCAGGCATTAAGGTTGGGGTTATTGATAGCGGTATTGACTATCTCCATCCAAGCTTAAAGGATGCTTATAAGGGCGGCTATGATTTTGTCGACAATGATAATGATCCGTATGAGACGCTTCCCGATCCGAATGATGCCGAGGTGGCAACCTCCCATGGCACGCATGTGGCTGGCACCGTGGCAGGGCGTGGAGATCCGGAAAACCCGGATGGCGAAAGCGGATGGGTAAAAGGCGTTGCATACGGTGCAGATATTTATGCTTACCGCGTGCTGGGACCGAAAGGCAGAGGCTCGACCGAAAATGTTATCGCCGCGATGGAACGCTCGGTTATCGACGGCATGGATATCATTAATCTTTCGCTTGGCGATGACTTTAATGATCAGTTCGAGGCGAGCGCCGTCGCGCTGAATAATGTGATGCTGGCAGGCGTTGTAGCGGTTGCGGCGAACGGCAATGATGGACCTGAGCCTTATACGGTTGGCGTTCCGGCTACAGCGGAGCTGGCGATTTCCGTTGGAGCCTCTACGCCTCCGCTTTCTGTGCCTGTGCTGACAGGAAGCGGAGTAGGTACCATTTATGGCGGCTATATGACCTACTCCCCTGAGCTTGGCAATCTCGAAAATAATGCTCTGGAGCTTGTGTATGCGGGATTAGGAACAGCGGAGGATTTCATTGGCAAAGATGTAACGGATAAAGCTGCACTCATTTCACGCGGCTCTATTACTTTTGGCGAGAAGGCGCTGAATGCCTTAAATGCCGGAGCTGCGGCTGTCATTATTTATAACAATGCGACAGGAGGCTTCAGTGGAACGCTGAATGCGGGGGTCGATTATGTCCCTACGCTTAGCATTTCCAAGGAGGATGGACTTGCTTTGAAAGCGAAGGTTGACGCGGCTGCCGGGTCTGGCGGGTATGCAATCAACTTTGGCATAACAGTAGAACAGGATATGATGGGTGATTTCAGCTCGCGCGGTCCATCACTGCCGGGTCTGGCTATTAAGCCGGATATTTCGGCGCCAGGTGTAGCCATTCGTTCATCCGTGCCTGCTTATGGCGGCGATTATACGGATGCTTACGAAAATAAGCAAGGCACGAGCATGGCGAGTCCTCATATTGCAGGCGCTGCGGCTTTGCTGCTTCAAAAGGAAAGAGGACTTACTCCATTTGAGGTAAAAGGGTTGCTGATGAACAATGCGAAGAAGCTGGCAGATCGCAGCGGTGAGCGTTATTCGCATATGGATCAAGGGGCAGGACGGATTGATCTGGAGCAAATTTCTAATGCAAAAGCGATAGCGCTCGTGGAGGAAACGACAATTGCAGTAGCAGGCGCTGCCGCTACGTCTTATTTGACGGGCAGCTTATCTTTTGGAGCGTTAGCTCCAGGAGATGAATCGGCGAAAACGATCCAAGTAAAGGATATTTCTGGCACGGCCAGCTCTTATGCGGTATCGACGATATGGTACGGCGAGGCGGCAGGAGAGCTGAGCGTTAGTGAAGATACGTTCGCGGTGGCGGCAGACGATACAGCTTCCTTCGATGTAGCGCTGCAGGTAGCTGAAGCAGCGGAGGAAGGTCGTTACGAGGGTGAAGTCGTCATTCAGGGTGGAGGGCAGACTATACAGCTTCCACTCGCTGTCTATGTAGGCGACGTGGAGCTTCCGGCAAAAGTATCGGAAATTACGCTTGAACCGTTTCTCTTCTCGCCAAATGGTGATGGTGCAGCGGATACGACCGACCTTAAGTTCCGTGTAAATGCTACGCTGCCGTATTTTTCACTTGATGTTTATGAGGTTTCGGGAAGCAATTTGTCCTGGAAAGGGGTCATTGTGGAAAATGCGCAGGGCATTTCCCCGGGCAGCTACATCGTTGAAGGCTGGGACGGAGAAATATTGACGTCTCGCGGCCCTCAGCAGCTTGGTGAAGGACATTATGTCGTCGTGCCTTGGATCGGTTTTGGGTCAGAAGACTTTTTGCTTGACCAGCTTGCCGAATTTGTCGTGGATGTGCAGGCTCCTGTTGCACAACTGGCTGACCCGTCCATTGTGGTTACAGGCAATGACGGTGTGATTAGCGGACGAATAATCAGTGACCGCCTCATTACGTTGTTCGGGGATTATTCGGCAGTTGGCGCTGCTGCCGTCGCTGAGGATGCCAACGGCGATTTACAGCAGTATGATGCGACGATCGCAGCAGACGGGCGCTTCGAGATTTCGGTGCCTATTGTGCAAGGAAGCAACACGTTTGACGTGTATGTGTATGATGCCGCCGATAATGGCGTCTTGGAGCCAGCCTTTGTTGTCAACTATGAGAGTGCGAATGAGCAGCCTGCCACATTGGCAGCTGTTGCTTCAAAGACTAGTGTGCGCACGGGTGAAACCTTTGATATTGATGTGAATTTTGAGCATGTAAAGGGTCTATATGCGGCGCAGTTCAGCTTGACCTATGACAGCGCTCTAGTAAAAGGCTCGGTTACGCCAAGCGTTACGCTGTCCACCTACCAGCAGCAGGTCAGCCCTGGCGGATCGCTTATCGTAAATGAGACGGTTGTTGATCTCGGCAATGGCAGTGCGAGAAGCGACTATGTCCTATCGTTGACCGGGGATCACAGCGGTTATAGCGGCTCCGGTACACTGGCAACGTTCCATTTTTCCAGCGGCAGCTCAGGAAAACGAGATTTTAAGCTGTCCAATGTTCGGGCCTTGAACAGCGATACGCAAGAAATTACTTATAGCAGTGTGAGCGATGCTTCTGTGACGGTGACGCAGGGTCCTACCGAGCCAGAGCATCGGATTACAGGCAAAATAACGGCTGAAGCTCTCGGCAGCAGTGTGAATTATGGCGAGACGTGGTACCAAGGTGCCGATGGTGTGCATAAAGTTGTCGTAGAGGCGATTACAGCAAGCAAGGAGGTTGCAGCTGTTGGTGAAGTGAAGGCGGATGGAAGCTATACGCTGCTTGTTCCAGCGGGTACTTATACCGTGCGTGTAGTCGTGCCAGGCCATGTGGCTTCGGCGTCTTCGGTGACGGTGGCAGGCGAGGATACGACGCTTAATGTCGGACCGCTTCAGGCGGGCGATGTGAATAGCGACGGTAAAATTGATCTTGCCGATCTCCAGCTTGTCGCCAAGCAGTTCGGCAAGTCGCGGAATACAACTTGGGCCAATGCGCCAGCAAGCGCAGCTGACATTAACCGGGATAACGCGGTTGACCTGCTTGATATTTCCTTTATTTTAGGCAACTTCAAGCTGTAA
- a CDS encoding AbfB domain-containing protein, with amino-acid sequence MGKRSLIAVLLLTLLLSIAAGAIPAGRADAASVSIVNGTDWKDTAGNPILANSGNILKVGSTYYWYGEHATGGTFDAVNVYSSSDLKNWTFRSSVLTKTSAAELNTSKIERPKVIYNAATGKYVLWMHYENGSDYSLARVAVATSSTPDGAFTYQGSFRPLNYESRDMTVFADTDGSAYLITASRKNGGANDTMAIFKLNADYTGVSSFVGWIYENGYREAPAVVKKNNTYYLFTSQASGWYPNQGGYSTASAMNGTWSAISPFGDPAAYSSQIENIMTVTGSAVTSYIYMADRWNPLNLSDHKFIWLPLTLNDASNSATLNWYSSWDIDAGTGAVTLPSQVNHALGKTATASSIASGSSAANGNDGNAQVSWAAASNSWPAWWQVDFGAPKTITEVDISWFMYKGSEGYYKYKIEISNDGVNYAVIDRTTNTAYGFTTDAVHFTARYVRINMVSAVLFNNPGNWYTPTLHEVRLLGPATAEAAGYSTFEAGALAGYLIRHNNYVGRVDSGVSPAADSQFRVVPGLANASSVSLESMNYPGYFFRRNASNQIVLQQYDGTDAFKQDATFNIVSGLGDSTKISFESYSQPGYYVRHYNYVLRLDALSALNTTISKNDATFKRTNFS; translated from the coding sequence ATGGGAAAAAGAAGTTTGATCGCTGTTTTGCTGCTTACTCTACTGCTTTCAATTGCTGCCGGAGCGATTCCGGCGGGCCGCGCTGACGCTGCCAGCGTAAGTATTGTAAACGGGACGGATTGGAAGGACACCGCTGGCAACCCGATTCTTGCAAACAGCGGGAACATATTAAAAGTCGGCTCCACCTATTATTGGTATGGCGAGCATGCGACGGGCGGAACGTTCGATGCCGTTAACGTGTATTCATCAAGCGACCTCAAAAATTGGACCTTCCGCAGCAGCGTGCTGACCAAAACCTCGGCAGCGGAGCTGAATACGAGCAAGATCGAGCGCCCTAAGGTCATCTATAATGCTGCAACGGGCAAATATGTGCTCTGGATGCATTATGAAAATGGCAGCGATTATTCGCTCGCCCGCGTTGCCGTTGCGACGAGCTCTACACCAGATGGAGCATTTACGTATCAAGGCAGCTTCCGGCCGCTGAACTACGAGTCCCGGGATATGACGGTATTTGCCGATACCGATGGCAGTGCCTACCTCATTACTGCTTCGAGGAAAAATGGCGGTGCCAACGATACGATGGCGATTTTCAAGCTGAATGCCGATTACACGGGCGTCAGCAGCTTCGTCGGCTGGATTTATGAGAACGGTTACCGCGAAGCGCCCGCTGTTGTGAAGAAAAACAATACGTATTATTTGTTCACCTCGCAGGCTTCGGGCTGGTATCCGAACCAAGGCGGCTATTCCACAGCCTCGGCGATGAACGGCACATGGTCTGCGATCTCGCCCTTTGGCGATCCGGCGGCTTACAGCTCTCAGATTGAAAATATTATGACTGTGACGGGCAGCGCCGTCACCAGCTACATCTATATGGCGGACCGCTGGAATCCGCTCAATCTCAGTGACCACAAATTCATCTGGCTGCCGCTCACGCTGAATGATGCAAGCAATAGCGCCACGCTCAATTGGTATAGCTCCTGGGACATTGATGCTGGAACTGGCGCGGTCACGCTGCCCTCGCAAGTCAACCATGCGCTGGGCAAAACCGCGACCGCCAGCAGCATAGCCTCGGGAAGCAGCGCGGCAAATGGCAACGACGGCAACGCCCAAGTGTCATGGGCGGCTGCAAGCAACAGCTGGCCGGCATGGTGGCAGGTGGATTTTGGAGCACCGAAGACGATTACTGAGGTTGATATTTCGTGGTTTATGTATAAGGGCTCCGAGGGCTATTACAAATATAAAATCGAAATCAGCAATGACGGCGTGAACTATGCCGTCATTGACCGCACGACGAATACCGCATACGGCTTTACGACCGATGCGGTGCATTTTACAGCGCGTTATGTGCGAATTAATATGGTGAGTGCGGTGCTGTTCAACAATCCGGGCAACTGGTATACGCCAACGCTGCACGAGGTTCGGCTGCTCGGTCCGGCGACGGCGGAGGCGGCGGGCTACAGCACCTTTGAAGCGGGTGCTCTTGCTGGTTACCTAATTCGTCATAATAACTATGTTGGACGCGTTGATTCAGGTGTATCTCCGGCTGCCGATTCGCAGTTCCGAGTCGTACCGGGTCTTGCGAACGCGTCGTCCGTATCGCTGGAGTCGATGAATTACCCGGGCTATTTTTTTCGCCGAAATGCCAGCAATCAGATTGTGCTTCAGCAATATGACGGAACGGATGCGTTCAAACAGGATGCGACCTTCAACATCGTCAGCGGGCTTGGAGACAGCACGAAAATTTCCTTTGAATCGTACAGCCAGCCCGGCTATTACGTTCGCCATTACAACTATGTGCTGCGGCTGGACGCCTTGAGCGCCCTCAATACAACCATCTCTAAAAATGATGCAACGTTCAAACGAACGAACTTTTCGTAA
- a CDS encoding S-layer homology domain-containing protein: protein MRGSQHSKWLSLMGLSLLVTAWLGTAAASGAEKAEADKLPQIRIVPSADQVKIGDVFEVAVWLQGFKGSYGGVQGYEVHMKYDSKRIAPVVENEAGALLRPAVFAASASPMQLLNKLDAAAGLIQIAEATAQRGPALFSGYGKLGSLTFKAEKEGAAVFSLAKSIIILPDNPGLNIQHRVNEPVVSIGAELVKEGATKVVGQAPAKVEARLTVEQRLKQFNDYEAVAKLKWASAAVGELALAQVMQGTAAGAFEPGRLMTRAEFAKAAVLAFELDMKQQSMPTFTDVRKGDWSYDYVETAAANGLLQGVERPQGSVFLPNQSITRAEIAAVLSRELKALGPVEPAGEQEKAASGVHPFSDISGHWAEQDIAYLYELKLLQGRTDKLFAPGDHAVRAEVSVLLHRVMERLNGH from the coding sequence ATGAGAGGGAGTCAGCATTCAAAATGGTTGTCATTAATGGGGCTAAGCCTGCTGGTCACTGCATGGCTTGGTACGGCAGCGGCATCGGGAGCAGAGAAGGCGGAAGCAGACAAGCTGCCGCAAATTCGTATTGTTCCTTCTGCGGATCAGGTGAAGATTGGCGATGTGTTCGAGGTCGCTGTATGGCTCCAAGGCTTTAAGGGGAGCTACGGTGGGGTTCAAGGCTATGAGGTACATATGAAATACGATTCAAAGCGAATAGCGCCTGTAGTTGAAAACGAGGCGGGGGCGCTGCTGCGGCCAGCGGTGTTTGCAGCTTCGGCGAGTCCCATGCAACTGCTGAACAAGCTTGATGCCGCAGCAGGCCTTATTCAAATTGCCGAGGCGACGGCCCAGCGAGGCCCGGCATTATTTTCAGGCTACGGAAAGCTGGGCAGTCTGACCTTTAAGGCAGAGAAGGAGGGAGCTGCTGTTTTCAGCTTGGCGAAGTCGATTATTATTTTGCCGGATAATCCGGGGCTGAATATTCAGCATCGAGTAAATGAGCCGGTCGTCAGCATTGGCGCAGAATTAGTCAAGGAAGGCGCGACGAAGGTCGTCGGACAAGCGCCTGCGAAAGTGGAAGCGCGGTTGACGGTCGAGCAGCGCCTCAAGCAATTCAACGACTATGAGGCGGTTGCGAAGCTGAAGTGGGCTTCGGCAGCTGTTGGGGAGCTTGCGCTTGCGCAGGTGATGCAAGGGACGGCAGCTGGCGCCTTTGAGCCGGGGCGCCTCATGACGCGGGCAGAGTTCGCGAAGGCCGCTGTGCTTGCATTCGAGCTGGATATGAAGCAGCAATCCATGCCTACCTTTACCGATGTGCGCAAAGGCGATTGGTCATACGACTATGTAGAGACAGCCGCGGCAAATGGTCTGCTGCAAGGTGTAGAGCGGCCGCAAGGCAGTGTTTTTCTGCCGAATCAGTCGATTACGCGGGCGGAAATTGCCGCCGTGCTGTCGCGGGAGCTTAAGGCGCTCGGCCCGGTCGAGCCAGCAGGTGAACAGGAAAAGGCTGCATCTGGTGTGCATCCGTTTAGCGATATTAGCGGCCACTGGGCGGAGCAGGACATTGCCTATTTGTACGAGCTAAAGCTGCTGCAAGGACGGACGGACAAGCTTTTTGCTCCGGGCGACCATGCAGTGCGAGCGGAGGTCAGCGTACTGCTGCACCGCGTGATGGAGCGTCTGAACGGACATTAG
- a CDS encoding cupin domain-containing protein, with translation MDIGNTIRSIRKKKQLSIQQVAELTGLSQGFLSQVENNKTSPSISTLDHIAGALNVPLAFLLLKNDERMQILRKDERRHTLYSGGKMKVEQLSERGSVKMMLVELEPGASTAEEHAHAGEEIHFLLSGTLYVEQGDESATIYAGDSFSWKACMPHYAKNIGEDKAIVLISINIDAPLI, from the coding sequence ATGGATATTGGCAATACGATTCGCTCTATTCGCAAAAAAAAACAACTCTCCATCCAACAGGTTGCGGAGCTTACCGGATTATCGCAAGGGTTCCTAAGCCAAGTAGAAAATAACAAAACCTCGCCATCCATCTCTACGCTTGATCATATTGCCGGAGCATTGAATGTTCCGCTCGCCTTCCTGCTCCTCAAAAACGATGAGCGGATGCAGATTTTACGCAAGGATGAGCGTCGGCACACTTTGTACAGTGGCGGGAAGATGAAGGTCGAGCAGCTTAGCGAGCGCGGCTCTGTCAAGATGATGCTGGTCGAGCTTGAGCCTGGCGCCTCGACGGCAGAGGAGCATGCCCATGCGGGGGAAGAAATTCACTTCCTTCTCTCCGGCACGCTCTACGTCGAGCAGGGGGACGAATCGGCGACCATCTACGCAGGCGATTCCTTTAGCTGGAAAGCCTGCATGCCCCACTATGCCAAAAATATTGGCGAGGATAAAGCCATTGTGCTCATTTCCATTAATATTGATGCACCATTGATTTAG